The Candidatus Limnocylindrales bacterium DNA window TCAGGAACAGCACGATGTCGATGCGCCCGTCGAGCAGGTCGCCGGCAAATGTGAACGCGGCCTCGTTCGACTCGAGCGGGACTTCCTTCATGGATGGCGCCGAAATCGCGACGCCGCCGGCCCGCTGGATCAGCCTTGCGGTGTCGGCCGCCATGCGGCTCTCGAACGACACGACGCGCAGCCCGCCGTAGCCGCGGCCCGATCGCGCGATGGAGTTGTCTTCTTCGGCTTCGGTTTGCGTCATCGGGTCGGTGATTCTCTGTGGTTGACGCGACGCGCCGCCAACGTCCATTCGGCTTGCGGGCACACCCTCGCCCGCGCACTGGCCTGAATGTTTCAAGATCGGTCCGGGACGGCAACCGTGGTGCGCTGCCCCGAATTCGATATTGACCGCGCCTTTGCGGAGTGCGTTACTTCGGCCGCGCACCATGCGCGGGAGGCCTGCGAATCCCGCCGCGGTTTTGCGCCGGGAAGGCTTGCGGATTCCGGTTTGAGCCGCCGCGAGCCGGTAGGGAAGAAACCCGTGCCGATCAGGCCCGTACTGGTCAGGCACGCTGATCGGACTGCTGATCGAGCAGCCGATCAAGAAGGAGAAACGCCGATGCAAGTCCGCGACATCCGCAAGAGCACTCCCGCCCAGCTTCAGACGATCTCACCCGACCAGAAAGTCAGTGAGGCCGTCGAGCTCCTCTGCAAATTCAACATCGGCGCCCTTCCGGTTCTCGACCTCGAAGGTTCCCTGGTCGGCATCATTTCGGAGCGCGACGTCCTCAGGGAGTGCTGCAAGGAAGATCCCAGGACAGCGCTCCAGCAGAAAGTCCG harbors:
- a CDS encoding CBS domain-containing protein, giving the protein MFQDRSGTATVVRCPEFDIDRAFAECVTSAAHHAREACESRRGFAPGRLADSGLSRREPVGKKPVPIRPVLVRHADRTADRAADQEGETPMQVRDIRKSTPAQLQTISPDQKVSEAVELLCKFNIGALPVLDLEGSLVGIISERDVLRECCKEDPRTALQQKVRDVMTREVIISVPDDTLDYVMRVMTERRVRHLPIIENRSLVAIVSIGDVVKAQYEEKETEIRFLRDYMQGALA